The genome window ACGTCGGCTCCCATTCGATCGACGATCTCGACGATGGCGGTGTCACCCTGCGCGCTGGGATTTGCACCCTCGATTCGAACGCCGGCCTCGCCAGCGATTGCCCCCGCAGCGAGGGGGTAGGATATCGACGAGAAGTCACCCGGAACGGCGTACTCACCGCCCGCTGGTCGATAGGACTGACCGCCGTCGACGGAGAAGCCGTCCGCTGTCTCCTGGGCGTCGACGCCGAAGTCGGAGAGCACCTCGAGCGTGACGTCGACGTAGGGCGCGGATTTGAGTTCGGTCTCGAGGACGACGTCGATCCCCTCGTCGGTGACCGCACCGGCCATCAGCAGGGCCGTGATGTACTGCGAGGAGACGTCGCCGGGGATCGACACCTCGCCGCTAGCGATCGGGCCCGTGACGACGAGCGGTGCCTGACCGTTCCCGCGAGTGCTCGCCGCTTCGCCGCCCAGCGCCGCGATCGCATCGAGCAGGGGGCCCTGGGGCCGGGATCGGAGGGATTCGTCGCCGGTCAGCACCGAGATGCCGTCGGCGAGTGCCGCGGCGGCGGTGACGAGTCGCATCGTCGTCCCGCTGTTATCACAGTCGATGACGTCGGCCGGCACCTCGGGTCGGCCGTCGAAGCCCGTGACCTCGAGGGTGCCATCCTCGGCACGGTCGACTGCGCCACCGAACAGCGAGACGGCACGCGCGGTCGCCCGCGTGTCGGCACTCCAGAGGGCATCTCGGACGGTCGCGCCGTCTGCGTAGCCAGCCGCGAGGATCGCTCGATGGGTGTAACTCTTCGACGGCGGTGCCCGAACCGTCCCCTCGAGCGTCGAGGGGACGATCGTGACGTTCTCACTCATGGTCGAAGTCTCGTGCGGGCCCCCTATACCGGTACCGATACGCACAACGCAGCGGCCTCGTCGACGTGCCCGACGGGAGTACAGTCGCCACTACGGACAGCCGACCGAGGCAGCGACCGCACGTAGCGGCGCATCCGAATCCGGACTCGAGACCTCGTAGTTGAGGGGCTCACACGTCCAGAAGAAACTCCGAATCCGCCCATCGCGCCGGTAGACCGAGACGCCGTCGACCTCGTCTTCCTCGAGGACGTCGGGACTGAATCGCTTCTCGTTGCGGACGGCGACAAACAATTCTCGGTCGGGCTCGTTGGGGTCTGCGTACCAGAACGTCGTGCTCGTGCCGAGTGCAGCCCGCTTCTCGAGGACGACGATTCGCTCGAGGGCGTACGGGTCGGGCACCGCTGGATCGGGGAGGTCGTAGGGAGCGACCGCGTCAGCGTCCGCACGCGAGTCGTAGATCCCTTCGGGCTCGGTCCCGGCCGCCTCGACTGGAACTCCCTCTGGCGGCTCGTACTCGAACGTCTCGTCGGGCAGTTTCTCACCGAGTGTGAGGTCCTCGTAGGTCACCGACAGCTCGTTGATGAGCGTCTCACCGTCGGAGACGGTCGCGCGCTCTTTGACCGGGTAGCGCGACTTCTCGTCGATCCAGAGACGGCGTTCGACGATCGGATCCTCGAGGCCGTCCTCACCAGTCGGTAGTTCGAGAGGGATCCGGTACACCGTCTCGCCGACGAGCAGGTCCAGAGAGCGCTCGAGTTCGTCGTCGATAGCGAGCTCGGCACTCACCACGTGAGTCTCTCGGTCGTCGACGTCTTCGACGCCCTCGTATGCCAGTTCGGAGTCCACATCGAGGAGAGTCTCGAGGTCGAGTCGGCGCTCCTCGACGAGAAACCGGTTCGGATGGTTGCGTTCGATAGCCGTCTCCGCGTCCGGGTCGTACTCCCAGGTAACCGTCGGCGTTCGGATCGAAACGGAGCCTGCGGGGACGCTATCGTCCGTCGACTCGAGCACCTCGAGCCGGCGATCGGTCGGCTCACGCGCGGCGAGTTCGCCAACGCGTTCGATCGACGAGTCGGGCGTCTCGATGGTCATCGTTCGCCGAGCCGTGATCGTCTCGACTGCTTTGGTCGTCTCGAGGGCCTCAGCAATCAGGTCCGCACTCGATTGCGGCGTGTCGGACGCCGCGGACCCGTCGGTGTCGGCGCTGCCGGGGATCGACACGCAGCCCGCCACGGCCACGCTGGAGGCGGAGAGCCCGGTTGCGAGGAACCGTCGCCGATTCATGCGAACTGGATTGTCGCGTTCGAGTATAAGACTGTGTGTTCGACATCGGCGGAGAGCTGGTCGAAAGCCACCGGGGTCGGGCACCGACCGACGACGACCCACGGGTCACGGGCACATCGGCGAACAGTTATGTCGTCGCCGCCGCGAACTGCCTGCATGAACGTCGACGTCGACCTCTCGCCGCTTCGAGCGACCCTCGAAGACGCGGGCGTAGACGGCTATCTGATCGACGACGATGCATCGGATTCCGATCAACGGTATCTCTCCGGCTTCACGGCCCCTGATCCCTACCAGACGCTCGTGACGGCCGACGGCGTCCACCTGCTCGTCTCCGGCCTCGAGTACGGCCGGGCGCAGTCCGAGGCAGCCGCAGACTCCGTCTCCCGGCGGGCGGCCTACGACTACCAGGAACTCGTGGGCCAGCACGGTCCTTACGAAGGAAAACTCCGGACGATCGCCGCCTTTCTCGAGGATCACGGCGTCGACTCGATCGCGGTCCCGCGAACGTTTCCGACGGGGACCGCAGACGGCCTTCGCGAACACGGCCTCGAGGTGACCGTCGAGTCCAAGGGTGTCGTCGAGGAGATTCGAGCGAGCAAGACCCCGTGGGAACGCGACCAGATTCGACGGACCCAGAAAGCCAACGAAGCCGCGATGGCCCGCGCCGAGGAACTGATCGCGGCCGCGGAGGTCGCCGACGACGGCACGTTGCTTGCCGACGGCGAGGCGCTCACCAGCGAGCGCGTCAAAGAAGCGATCGAAGTCACCCTCCTCCGGCACGGCTGCGGGCTCGACGACACCATCGTCGCCTGCGGTGCCGACGGTGCGGACCCACACGATCGCGGGAGCGGCCCGCTTCGGGCCGAGGAACTGATCGTGATCGACATCTTCCCGCGCGATACGGAGACGGGCTACTTCGCGGATATGACCCGGACGTTCGCTCGAGGCGACCCCGGCGAGGAAGCCCGTCGGCGGTACGAGGTGACGAAAGAGGCCTACGAGGCCGCCCTCGAGGCCGTCGAACCCGGCGTCACTGGTGGTGCTGTCCACGACGTCGTCTGCGACGTGATCGAGGGGGCGGGCTACGAGACGCTCCGCAGCGACCCCACCACGGAAACCGGCTTCATCCACAGCACCGGCCATGGCGTCGGCCTCGACATCCACGAGCAGCCAAGCGTCTCGCCCGCGGGCGGCGAACTCGAAGCCGGCCACGTGTTGACGATCGAACCTGGCATCTACGATCCCGCCGTCGGCGGCGTCCGCATCGAGGATCTGGTGGTCGTCACCGAGGACGGCGTCGAGAACCTGACCGACTATTGCGTGGCGCTCGAGCCCCGGTCGTCCTGATCGGTCTATCCTGGCTACCGTCGACCGCGCGGATAGCGCTATACTCACCGGCGACAGAGGAGAGGCATGGACGACCGAGAGCGTGGAACGGATCCCACCCGTGAGATCGAACCGTCCGACGTAGCCGACATTCTTCTCGTCGATCAGAGTCCGGGTGACGTTCGATTGATCGAGGAGGGCTTCGCCGACGGCAGCATCGTAAATCAGGTGCACGCAGTCGCCGATGGAGAGAGCGCCCTCGAGTTCCTGCGCAAGGAGGGCGAATACGAAGACGCACCGTCACCGAAGCTGATCCTCCTCGATCTGCACCTGCCGAAACTCAGCGGGGAAGCTCTGCTCGCGGAACTCGAGGACGATCCGGACTTTCGACAGACGCCCGTCATCGTTCTCACGAGTTCCTCAGCCGAGGAGGACGTGGTCAGATCCTACGACATGAACGCGAACGCGTACATCCAGAAACCCGTCGAACCGATGGATTTCGTCACGATCGCTCGAGCGATCGAGGACTTCTGGCTTGCACTGGTCGAGTTGCCGTGTACCGAGTGATCACTCGCCAGCGAGTGCGAGTCGTTCGCCGACGTCGAGCCCACACCGGAGTGCAGCGTGGACCCGCGCCTCGCCGGCGACCCAGTCACCGAGACAGTACAGCCCCACCGACTCGGCGCTTCGAATCGGGCCGGTCGGTGCGCCGTCGTCCGTCAGCGCGTAACGCCAGCCCTGGTGGTCCGTCCAGTCGGGCTCGGTGAGCCGGTCGTCTTCGAGCAGTTCGGCGGTGTGCTGGGCCAGCTCCGCCAGGTTCTCTTCGGGTGGCTCGTCGTAGCGGTCGACGGACCACTCGTGGCTGGCCTGGACGACCAGCACCGTCTCACCGTCAGGGACGTGGCCGGGTTTACACTCCTCGCGGGCGATCCATCCCACTTCGTGGGCTTTGTCCGTGTTGATCAACGCGTAGTACGGCCGCTCGAGCGCGAACGGATAGTGGAAGACGCCGGTCCAGATCGTCCGGTAGGGGACCGCGTCGACCGCCTCGAGCAGCGCGGCTCGAAGCGCCTCGTCGCCGTCCCAGTCGGCGCTCCGAAGCAAGTCGGCGGTCTGTGGAGCCGGTGGGTTCAACAGTAGCGCGTCGAACGGCCCCCAGCGTTCGCCATCGGCGTCCTCGAGGAACCAGACGCCGGCCGAGTCGTCGTCACCCCGGCCATCGGCGTCGTCGTGGCCCTCTCGGACGATCCGCTCGACGCGAGTCCGTCGGTGGATCTCCGCGTCCGTCCGCGCGAAGAGCCGTTTGGCGACCTGGGTCAGCCCCCGACGGTAGCTCCACTTGTGCTCGTCGCTCTCCCGCCCCTCGCTGACCTCACCGTCGGCGTCGAACGTCCAGATCGGTTCGGTGACGTCGACGAGACTGTCGGCCTCGAGCGTCTCAGTCAACAGTTCGGTCACTCGTTCGTCCGCCGATTTGACGTAGTTGGCCCCGTAGTCGTAGACGATCCCATCACGCCGACGGGTCGCCGCCCGGCCACAGAGGCCGCCCGACTTCTCGAGGACGGTTATCGACGCGTCGGTCGTCTCCGAGAGGACGAACGTCGCCGCTGCGGCGGCGGCCCCCGCGCCGACGACGCCAATTCGTTTCATACGCGTACTCGGGCCCGGGCGACCAAGTAGCTCGTGACGGGTACCGTCGCTTGCCGGCAGTGATGGTGTCCCTCGAGAGCACGGATCACGTTTGTCTGGACATGTCACACCGCCTTCTCGAGCCCAGATCGACCTGAACGTTCGTCGAGGCGGGCCAGGGATGCTCTCGCCAGTGGACACGACCGGATTTACGCGACGGTTCGAATTTCGCAAAGCCATTTCGAGATTCGTATTGTTTCGTGGCGCTTATTACGATGTACGAACTTCGGACGAACAAGACCAATGAGTACGGACCAGAGTCAGGCGCAGACAGGGGATGGACGGACGATCCTCCTGATCGGCAGTGGACCGATTCAGATCGGCCAGGCGGCAGAGTTCGACTACTCCGGCGCACAGGCCTGTCGGGCACTGCAAGAAGAGGGGGCTGAAGTCGTGCTCGTCAACTCCAACCCGGCGACGATCATGACCGATCCGGAGATGGCCGACCGGGTCTACATCGAGCCGATCACGACGGAAGCGATCGCCGAGATTATCCGTGAAGAACAACCCGACGGCGTTATCGCCGGGCTGGGCGGCCAGACCGGCCTGAACGTCACCGCCGAACTCGCCGAGGAGGGCGTCCTGGAAGAACACGACGTCGAGATCATGGGGACGCCGCTCGACACCATTTACGCGACCGAAGACCGCGATCTGTTCCGCCAGCGCATGCAGAAGATCGGCCAGCCGGTCCCCGCGTCGACGACGATTTCGCTCGACGAGGACGAGTCCGTCGCCGACCTAAGCGAAGCCGACCTCGAAGAGCGCGTTCAAGACGCCGTCGACGAGGTCGGGGGCCTGCCGGTCATCGCCCGCACGACGTACACGCTCGGCGGCTCCGGGTCTGGCGTCGTCCACGAGTTCGATGAACTCCTCGCCCGCGTGCGGAAAGGCCTGCGCCTCTCGCGCAACAACGAGGTGCTGATCACCGAGTCGATCGCCGGCTGGGTCGAGTACGAGTACGAAGTGATGCGCGACGCCGACGACTCCTGTATCATCATCTGTAACATGGAGAACATCGACCCGATGGGCATCCACACCGGGGAGTCGACG of Natrarchaeobaculum sulfurireducens contains these proteins:
- the aroA gene encoding 3-phosphoshikimate 1-carboxyvinyltransferase, translated to MSENVTIVPSTLEGTVRAPPSKSYTHRAILAAGYADGATVRDALWSADTRATARAVSLFGGAVDRAEDGTLEVTGFDGRPEVPADVIDCDNSGTTMRLVTAAAALADGISVLTGDESLRSRPQGPLLDAIAALGGEAASTRGNGQAPLVVTGPIASGEVSIPGDVSSQYITALLMAGAVTDEGIDVVLETELKSAPYVDVTLEVLSDFGVDAQETADGFSVDGGQSYRPAGGEYAVPGDFSSISYPLAAGAIAGEAGVRIEGANPSAQGDTAIVEIVDRMGADVDWDREAGVIDVSSASLSGIEVSVEDTPDLLPTIATLGAVADGETHITNAEHVRYKETDRVSAMAEELGKMGVETTEERDSLTIHGSDSSLEGATVSGRGDHRIIMSLALAGLVADGETTIEGTEHVDVSFPGFFDALSGLGVDLTAAE
- a CDS encoding LolA family protein, which translates into the protein MNRRRFLATGLSASSVAVAGCVSIPGSADTDGSAASDTPQSSADLIAEALETTKAVETITARRTMTIETPDSSIERVGELAAREPTDRRLEVLESTDDSVPAGSVSIRTPTVTWEYDPDAETAIERNHPNRFLVEERRLDLETLLDVDSELAYEGVEDVDDRETHVVSAELAIDDELERSLDLLVGETVYRIPLELPTGEDGLEDPIVERRLWIDEKSRYPVKERATVSDGETLINELSVTYEDLTLGEKLPDETFEYEPPEGVPVEAAGTEPEGIYDSRADADAVAPYDLPDPAVPDPYALERIVVLEKRAALGTSTTFWYADPNEPDRELFVAVRNEKRFSPDVLEEDEVDGVSVYRRDGRIRSFFWTCEPLNYEVSSPDSDAPLRAVAASVGCP
- a CDS encoding M24 family metallopeptidase — encoded protein: MNVDVDLSPLRATLEDAGVDGYLIDDDASDSDQRYLSGFTAPDPYQTLVTADGVHLLVSGLEYGRAQSEAAADSVSRRAAYDYQELVGQHGPYEGKLRTIAAFLEDHGVDSIAVPRTFPTGTADGLREHGLEVTVESKGVVEEIRASKTPWERDQIRRTQKANEAAMARAEELIAAAEVADDGTLLADGEALTSERVKEAIEVTLLRHGCGLDDTIVACGADGADPHDRGSGPLRAEELIVIDIFPRDTETGYFADMTRTFARGDPGEEARRRYEVTKEAYEAALEAVEPGVTGGAVHDVVCDVIEGAGYETLRSDPTTETGFIHSTGHGVGLDIHEQPSVSPAGGELEAGHVLTIEPGIYDPAVGGVRIEDLVVVTEDGVENLTDYCVALEPRSS
- a CDS encoding response regulator; protein product: MDDRERGTDPTREIEPSDVADILLVDQSPGDVRLIEEGFADGSIVNQVHAVADGESALEFLRKEGEYEDAPSPKLILLDLHLPKLSGEALLAELEDDPDFRQTPVIVLTSSSAEEDVVRSYDMNANAYIQKPVEPMDFVTIARAIEDFWLALVELPCTE
- a CDS encoding NAD(P)/FAD-dependent oxidoreductase; the protein is MKRIGVVGAGAAAAAATFVLSETTDASITVLEKSGGLCGRAATRRRDGIVYDYGANYVKSADERVTELLTETLEADSLVDVTEPIWTFDADGEVSEGRESDEHKWSYRRGLTQVAKRLFARTDAEIHRRTRVERIVREGHDDADGRGDDDSAGVWFLEDADGERWGPFDALLLNPPAPQTADLLRSADWDGDEALRAALLEAVDAVPYRTIWTGVFHYPFALERPYYALINTDKAHEVGWIAREECKPGHVPDGETVLVVQASHEWSVDRYDEPPEENLAELAQHTAELLEDDRLTEPDWTDHQGWRYALTDDGAPTGPIRSAESVGLYCLGDWVAGEARVHAALRCGLDVGERLALAGE